Proteins from a single region of Desulfovibrio sp.:
- a CDS encoding MlaD family protein has product MSSQKYKTTVGAFVLGGLALLALGFIVLGGGRLFSNDMQYVLYFDGSVSGLSTGAPVVFRGVPMGSVTRINLVANTRDSNVTIPVYIRIDEQSFVRARGSAPISESVREEIVRRMVQRGLRARLQLQSLITGQYRIELDFFPGTPAVFRSGTPDSEIPTIPSPIDTLQTTLAQLPLESMVRSLDKILQNLVQGLADDSLGRGLRAFTQSFEELDNILKNSELRQNAETILKKLNKTVGTVDSQLPATLATLRSALESMSLAADQLRVVTASAQGLLGRDSPTVNDVRRLIKDSIETLRAIRNVSQMLERNPEALLMGRQGKR; this is encoded by the coding sequence ATGAGTTCTCAAAAATACAAAACCACGGTTGGCGCCTTTGTGCTGGGAGGACTGGCCCTTCTGGCACTGGGATTCATCGTGCTGGGCGGAGGCCGTCTGTTCAGCAACGACATGCAGTACGTGCTCTACTTCGACGGCTCTGTGAGCGGTCTTTCCACAGGCGCTCCGGTGGTGTTTCGCGGGGTTCCCATGGGCAGCGTGACACGCATCAACCTTGTGGCCAACACGCGTGATTCCAACGTCACCATCCCCGTCTATATCCGCATTGACGAGCAAAGCTTTGTGCGCGCCAGGGGCTCGGCCCCCATTTCAGAATCCGTGCGCGAAGAAATCGTGCGCAGGATGGTGCAGCGCGGCCTGCGCGCCCGCCTGCAACTGCAAAGTCTTATCACGGGGCAGTACCGCATCGAGCTGGACTTTTTCCCCGGCACTCCGGCGGTCTTCCGTTCCGGTACGCCGGATTCGGAAATTCCCACCATACCTTCCCCCATCGACACCTTGCAGACCACGCTCGCGCAGTTGCCGCTGGAGTCCATGGTCAGATCCCTCGACAAAATTCTGCAAAATCTGGTTCAGGGCCTTGCCGACGACAGTCTTGGCCGGGGGCTCAGAGCCTTTACGCAGTCGTTTGAAGAACTTGACAATATTCTCAAGAACAGTGAACTGCGCCAAAATGCCGAGACCATTCTGAAAAAGCTTAACAAGACTGTGGGCACTGTGGACAGTCAACTGCCCGCTACCCTTGCCACGCTGCGTTCCGCCCTTGAAAGCATGAGCCTTGCGGCGGACCAGTTGCGCGTGGTCACGGCCTCGGCCCAGGGCCTGCTCGGCCGGGATTCACCCACCGTCAACGACGTTCGCCGGCTGATCAAGGACAGCATAGAAACCTTGCGGGCCATCCGCAATGTTTCGCAAATGCTTGAACGCAACCCTGAAGCCCTGCTCATGGGCAGACAAGGAAAACGCTGA
- a CDS encoding PqiC family protein translates to MQRQALFIFLALTVLLAACARSTPTNFYLLESRLTPVSTDSLPAKSLRVAAVSVPEYLEREGIVSRVGESTQLIVAQFHNWGEPLSHGIRRVTREVLTRPMLEAGINVLPTGDESTADYVLYLDVQRLDGNFDQQAVLDVRWTLRNKFNDVLARGIFVDQEPVAGKSYDVLTATESRLVQKMAEHLAGRLPALTGGKR, encoded by the coding sequence ATGCAACGCCAAGCCCTGTTTATTTTTCTGGCGCTCACGGTTTTGCTGGCCGCTTGCGCGCGCAGCACGCCCACCAACTTTTACCTGCTCGAAAGTCGCCTCACTCCCGTCTCCACAGACAGCCTGCCCGCCAAAAGCCTGCGCGTGGCCGCTGTGAGCGTACCGGAGTATCTGGAGCGCGAGGGCATAGTGAGCCGGGTGGGCGAGTCAACACAGCTTATCGTGGCCCAGTTTCACAACTGGGGCGAACCCCTGAGCCACGGCATACGCCGCGTTACACGCGAAGTGCTGACCAGGCCCATGCTGGAAGCCGGAATCAATGTTTTGCCCACCGGTGACGAATCCACCGCCGACTATGTTCTGTACCTTGATGTGCAGCGCCTTGACGGCAATTTTGACCAACAAGCCGTGCTGGACGTGCGCTGGACACTGCGCAACAAATTCAATGACGTGCTGGCGCGCGGCATTTTTGTTGACCAGGAGCCTGTGGCTGGCAAGAGCTATGACGTGTTGACCGCCACAGAGAGCCGCCTGGTGCAGAAAATGGCTGAACACCTGGCCGGACGGCTTCCCGCCCTCACGGGCGGCAAACGATGA
- a CDS encoding two-component system response regulator, giving the protein MSAAAHRSRILLVDDAPENLRILSESLRADYTIMFAKNGPDALRLAIGTPQPDLILLDVIMPGMDGYEVCRRLKEDPSTRDIPVMFITAQNEETDEATGLSLGAQDYIVKPFRVSLVRNRVANQLTYKRYRDHLNDLVHERTRQLVLTQEATIHAMATLAEWRDTETGAHIKRTQNYVKALALHMANLPQYRETLNADVISWLYLSAPLHDVGKVAIADTVLHKPGPLTEEEYDAMKEHTTYGRAVLAAADKFLGEDSFLKVASDIAYCHHERWDGRGYPRGLGKDDIPLSARLMSLADVYDALRSQRVYKPAMPHETSAYIILDGKGTQFDPEVVEAFLAIQDEFKAIAERYSD; this is encoded by the coding sequence ATGTCTGCGGCAGCACACCGCAGCCGCATACTGCTGGTTGACGATGCGCCGGAGAATCTGCGCATCCTGAGCGAAAGCCTGCGCGCGGACTATACCATCATGTTTGCCAAAAACGGCCCGGACGCTTTGCGTCTGGCCATCGGCACGCCGCAGCCCGACCTCATCCTGCTGGACGTCATCATGCCCGGCATGGATGGCTATGAAGTCTGCCGCCGCCTCAAGGAAGATCCGTCCACGCGCGACATTCCCGTCATGTTCATTACAGCGCAGAATGAAGAGACAGACGAGGCCACCGGACTCTCACTCGGGGCGCAGGATTATATCGTCAAACCCTTCCGCGTATCCCTTGTTCGCAACCGCGTCGCAAACCAGCTCACGTACAAGCGCTACCGCGACCACCTCAACGATCTGGTACACGAACGCACCCGCCAGCTTGTCCTTACGCAGGAAGCCACCATTCACGCCATGGCCACACTGGCGGAATGGCGCGACACTGAAACCGGGGCGCACATCAAACGTACCCAAAACTACGTCAAGGCGCTTGCCCTGCACATGGCCAACCTGCCCCAGTACCGCGAAACGCTGAATGCCGACGTCATTTCATGGCTGTACCTTTCCGCTCCGCTGCACGACGTGGGCAAGGTCGCCATCGCCGACACGGTTTTGCACAAACCCGGGCCGCTGACCGAAGAAGAATACGACGCAATGAAGGAGCATACCACCTATGGTAGGGCCGTTCTTGCCGCCGCGGACAAATTTTTGGGCGAAGACTCCTTTTTGAAGGTCGCCAGCGACATTGCCTACTGCCACCACGAACGGTGGGACGGACGGGGCTACCCCCGTGGCCTCGGGAAAGATGACATCCCCTTGTCGGCCCGGCTCATGAGCCTGGCCGACGTCTACGACGCCCTGCGCAGCCAGCGGGTATACAAGCCCGCCATGCCGCACGAAACTTCGGCCTATATCATTCTTGACGGCAAGGGAACACAGTTCGACCCTGAAGTGGTGGAAGCGTTTCTGGCAATTCAGGATGAATTCAAGGCCATTGCCGAACGGTACAGCGATTAG
- the grpE gene encoding nucleotide exchange factor GrpE, with the protein MQRHKMQKPYGETVPTEDQFSEDCLNVNNPGEFQDLDGVVEPVSLDDMPEVHFGQSAEPSAAEIEARCKAEQEEMRLRMAAEMDNYQKRLKREHEEQVRYASESVLSDLLPSLDNLDLALQYGSTNEVCKDMMQGIAMTRKLLLEATGKHGLCPTGQEGEEFNPALHEAVGFDARPDLAPGSVTRVLQRGYKLGDRLLRPAKVMVNP; encoded by the coding sequence ATGCAGCGTCACAAAATGCAGAAACCCTATGGAGAGACAGTGCCGACAGAAGACCAGTTTTCTGAGGACTGCCTGAACGTTAACAATCCTGGAGAATTTCAGGATCTGGATGGCGTGGTGGAGCCTGTCTCGCTGGACGATATGCCTGAGGTCCATTTTGGCCAGTCAGCCGAGCCTTCCGCCGCTGAAATAGAAGCGCGTTGCAAGGCTGAACAGGAAGAAATGCGCTTGCGCATGGCCGCTGAAATGGACAATTATCAAAAGCGCCTCAAGCGGGAACATGAAGAACAGGTGCGCTACGCCTCTGAAAGCGTTTTGAGCGATCTGCTGCCGAGCCTTGATAATCTCGATCTGGCGTTGCAGTATGGCAGCACCAATGAGGTCTGTAAGGATATGATGCAGGGTATTGCCATGACGCGCAAGCTCCTGCTTGAAGCCACAGGCAAGCATGGCCTGTGCCCCACAGGCCAAGAAGGGGAGGAGTTCAACCCTGCCCTGCACGAAGCCGTGGGGTTTGACGCGCGGCCCGACCTGGCCCCCGGCTCTGTCACACGTGTGTTGCAGCGCGGGTATAAATTGGGCGATCGCTTGCTGCGCCCGGCAAAGGTTATGGTCAATCCCTGA